One Salmo trutta chromosome 26, fSalTru1.1, whole genome shotgun sequence DNA window includes the following coding sequences:
- the LOC115163631 gene encoding secretogranin-2, producing MPSLPKLSSAGMAFLLSLLPLLLLGSGSAQGASLREHRLRGSELDPQRGDTPYLPPNADMLKALEYIESLRQRTGASAPQEQASLTPDYDTTNMDTDSEKLLSMLRLASPAQTSQSNIGQGQDQDEDDEEGEGNKENKTHEWLQAVLNTLQQTKKGPKPAPVRPSAAHHALGKGRRPTKEEDSQVGEGMAYPWSQRASLPHRKYPLMFEDEEDGEEEGKVQGRESPFKRTNENMEGKYTPQNLANLQSVFEELGRIANAKAGHKRQTEDDEDDEDDDDMFKVRNLAYEDVTGGEDWTPLEEQVDTEDEERDNRQDFDRGLEDDDDDNEDDEEIDEVKRSSQPGPREYDPDDYYLLKVLEKTEQEERKRELEEEEEQKRELEEEEEQKRELEEEEEREERRATPTQYSDKVDPQAIYKLIQISQKLQIPPEDLMDMLKSGEMTKQDRTPLRTQAQSWTPNDLARVEDKLTQISSHQKNKIPPETFFNRRLPETQTSNVLEEINTEDILKILGLGSVANQNAPALKKHKQHTSPPSRFYAPAGKQKDYMLSEPNVPEKGKNDYDNTVDEDELSTYLAAQMLAQYPQTANKADQKKRASQPPSQDHQLVLGTFEEAIQDYFDQMDSDKSPPQKRQSEPEEDMGDVSQTQGLDDDTLLKILGYLNPETEEGEDKDLYTKTVKGI from the coding sequence ATGCCATCACTCCCCAAGCTCTCCTCGGCAGGGAtggccttcctcctctccctgctccccctcctcctcctgggcTCCGGCAGTGCCCAGGGGGCCTCTCTCAGAGAACACAGACTGAGGGGCAGTGAGCTGGACCCCCAGCGAGGAGACACCCCCTACCTCCCCCCCAACGCAGACATGCTCAAGGCCCTAGAGTACATTGAGAGCCTCCGCCAGCGGACCGGGGCGTCAGCCCCACAGGAGCAGGCTTCCCTCACCCCAGACTATGACACCACCAACATGGACACAGACTCAGAGAAACTCCTCTCCATGCTGAGGCTAGCCTCTCCTGCCCAGACCAGTCAGAGTAATATAGGCCAAGGCCAGGACcaagatgaggatgatgaggaaggGGAGGGCAACAAGGAGAACAAGACCCATGAGTGGCTGCAGGCGGTACTGAATACCCTCCAGCAGACCAAAAAGGGCCCAAAGCCAGCCCCTGTGAGGCCCAGTGCAGCCCACCACGCTCTGGGCAAAGGGCGGAGACCGACGAAGGAGGAGGACagccaggtgggagagggcatgGCGTATCCGTGGTCACAGCGTGCTAGCCTGCCTCACAGGAAGTACCCGCTGATGTTTGAAGATGAAGAGGACGGTGAGGAAGAAGGCAAAGTCCAGGGCCGTGAGAGCCCCTTCAAACGCACCAATGAGAACATGGAGGGGAAGTACACGCCCCAGAACCTGGCCAACCTGCAGTCTGTGTTTGAGGAACTGGGGAGGATAGCCAATGCCAAGGCTGGACACAAACGCCAgactgaggatgatgaggatgatgaagatgatgatgacatGTTCAAGGTGAGGAACCTGGCCTATGAGGATGTGACAGGGGGAGAGGATTGGACGCCCCTAGAGGAGCAGGTGGATACGGAGGACGAAGAGAGAGACAACAGGCAGGACTTCGACAGAGGCttggaggatgatgatgatgataatgaagaTGATGAGGAGATTGATGAGGTCAAGCGATCAAGCCAGCCAGGTCCAAGAGAATATGACCCAGATGACTACTACCTTCTGAAGGTGCTGGAGAAAACAGAGCAGGAGGAGCGGAAGAGAGAGctagaagaagaggaggagcagaagagagagctagaggaagaggaggagcagaagagagagcttgaagaagaggaggagagggaagagaggagggcaACTCCAACTCAGTACAGTGACAAGGTAGATCCGCAGGCCATTTACAAGCTCATCCAAATCTCCCAGAAACTACAGATCCCACCAGAAGACCTGATGGACATGCTGAAGAGTGGGGAGATGACAAAACAGGACAGGACACCACTGAGGACACAGGCACAATCTTGGACACCTAATGATCTGGCCAGGGTAGAGGACAAACTAACTCAGATCTCCTCTCACCAAAAAAATAAGATCCCCCCAGAGACCTTCTTCAACAGACGGCTGCCTGAGACCCAAACAAGCAACGTCCTGGAAGAAATAAACACAGAAGACATTCTAAAAATCCTCGGGCTGGGAAGCGTGGCAAATCAGAACGCACCTGCCCTCAAGAAGCACAAACAGCATACAAGCCCACCGTCAAGATTTTACGCGCCAGCTGGAAAGCAGAAAGACTACATGCTCTCTGAGCCAAACGTCCCAGAGAAAGGAAAGAACGACTACGACAACACTGTCGACGAAGACGAGCTGTCGACGTATCTGGCTGCCCAGATGTTGGCACAGTATCCGCAGACAGCAAACAAGGCAGACCAAAAAAAGCGCGCCTCGCAGCCTCCCTCACAGGACCATCAGCTTGTGCTGGGAACGTTCGAGGAGGCAATACAGGACTACTTTGACCAAATGGACTCAGATAAAAGCCCGCCTCAGAAAAGACAGTCAGAACCCGAGGAGGACATGGGCGATGTGTCACAAACGCAGGGCTTGGATGACGACACGCTGCTGAAAATTCTAGGCTATCTGAACCCAGAGACTGAAGAGGGCGAAGATAAGGACCTTTACACCAAAACTGTCAAAGGAATATAG
- the LOC115163634 gene encoding potassium voltage-gated channel subfamily E member 4, which produces MEKSHNFTTPQVLPLQRANDASQPDKSYGNAYVYIFIVISFYGVFLVGIMLGYVRSKRREKRRSNVFTRLVHEEEQREWGALKKKHSITMTSFQVSLPFSAGSQDVNEGRVLSSPLACALFSIEQTSVSSLCSSADARFAIEEESDSGTAEGPDETLKGSSTDNSDDSAEIQILGEEL; this is translated from the coding sequence ATGGAGAAGTCACACAACTTCACAACGCCCCAAGTTCTTCCCCTGCAGAGGGCTAATGATGCTTCCCAACCGGACAAAAGCTATGGCAACGCATACGTGTACATTTTCATAGTAATCTCCTTCTATGGAGTCTTCCTCGTTGGTATAATGCTGGGCTATGTTCGCTCCAAACGGCGGGAGAAGAGAAGGTCGAACGTTTTTACGCGCCTGGTGCACGAGGAGGAGCAGCGGGAATGGGGCGCGCTGAAAAAGAAGCACAGCATCACTATGACCTCCTTCCAGGTATCGCTTCCCTTCTCCGCGGGGAGCCAGGATGTCAATGAAGGAAGGGTCCTGAGCTCCCCTCTGGCCTGCGCCCTGTTCTCCATTGAACAAACCAGTGTCAGTTCACTGTGCTCCTCCGCCGACGCGCGCTTTGCCATCGAGGAGGAGTCGGACAGCGGGACCGCGGAGGGACCGGACGAGACCCTGAAGGGCAGTTCTACTGACAACAGCGACGACTCCGCCGAGATACAGATACTCGGAGAGGAACTGTGA